The following are encoded in a window of Acetobacteroides hydrogenigenes genomic DNA:
- a CDS encoding ferredoxin, whose translation MAISKVWVEEDCIACGLCVEICPEVFVLKDISTVIEGVSYSDHEAKIKEAAESCPVSVIKYTE comes from the coding sequence ATGGCAATATCAAAAGTTTGGGTAGAAGAGGACTGCATTGCATGTGGGCTATGCGTTGAAATTTGTCCGGAAGTATTTGTGCTGAAGGACATCTCGACAGTAATAGAAGGCGTAAGCTATTCCGACCACGAAGCGAAAATCAAGGAGGCTGCAGAAAGCTGCCCGGTTAGCGTAATTAAGTACACGGAGTAG